Proteins from a genomic interval of Oncorhynchus mykiss isolate Arlee chromosome 21, USDA_OmykA_1.1, whole genome shotgun sequence:
- the LOC110500289 gene encoding dol-P-Man:Man(7)GlcNAc(2)-PP-Dol alpha-1,6-mannosyltransferase, translating to MIFFITDLILKSMTTMSSLVWCQGHSLDLYSYQRTRLPGSVCDYLYGACRGRFGGSLGQQLRDCSLTCASQFHLMFYSTRPLPNVFAMPIALTVGIDSFFWNKLIWPEGQVLWYNTTLNKSSNWGTAPFLWYFYSALPCGLGCAVLFVPLGLLDRRTRTLLLPTVGFILLYSFLPHKELRFILYTFPVLNIVAARGCSYILNNYHKYWMYKLGSLIVVG from the exons ATGATATTCTTTATCACAGACTTGATTTTGAAAAG TATGACCACCATGAGTTCCCTGGTGTGGTGTCAAGGACATTCCTTGGACCTGTATTCCTATCAACG TACGAGGTTGCCTGGGAGTGTGTGTGACTATCTCTATGGCGCATGCAGAGGGAGGTTCGGAGGCAGTTTGGGTCAACAGTTGCGGGACTGTTCTCTCACCTGCGCCTCACAGTTCCATCTCATGTTCTACAGCACGAGACCCCTCCCCAATGTATTTGCAATGCCAATAG CTTTGACTGTCGGCATTGACTCATTCTTCTGGAATAAGCTGATTTGGCCCGAGGGCCAGGTACTCTGGTACAACACCACCCTGAACAAGAGCTCCAACTGGGGA ACTGCCCCCTTTCTGTGGTacttctactctgctctgccctgTGGTCTAGGCTGCGCAGTGCTGTTCGTCCCCTTAGGCCTGCTTGACAGACGGACACGCACCCTGCTGCTGCCTACTGTAGGATTTATCCTGCTCTACTCTTTCCTGCCCCATAAGGAGCTACGCTTTATCCTCTACACCTTCCCTGTGCTGAATATAGTGGCCGCACGGGGCTGCTCCTACAT TCTGAACAACTACCACAAATATTGGATGTATAAACTTGGCTCCTTAATCGTGGTTGGCTAG
- the LOC110500288 gene encoding zinc finger BED domain-containing protein 4: protein MDGEEDLSLKSEDVVDSETNGIENKKREAKGTCLKIEGQDGYVFKSYSITPHDTADAKTFCPSKTLAKDSSPVASIHEEEPDNFSISQVDGQLTINESVNEADEVCDKEDSLGPTSPAISNKILNLNTAVKIENGTSEHNEEEEDPNSMKETQEDERLSYDSSVGPFVTRDDTDDNTDDYSSMLSGYTSTLYDVAMDAVTQSLLSSMRSPTNANPRKKSPAWNHFCISPRDSTKAICMYCMKEFSRGKNEKDLSTSCLMRHVRRAHPTVLLQDGDLSSNTLTASVASSVIPPSNSSNNGSLAASITTPASQTNSSPSTSSAEGSDISSKEKEVLPKLEKGAKNDTGTVSSSHSNNNHEEAMDGGGCESLAATPKNSSSRRRSAVWKHFYLSPADSSKAVCIHCMNEFSRGKNGKDLGTSCLIRHMWRAHRGIVIEENGQGSNIPPPYTNPTTLLSRSQLHQDSVVEIKKESPFAPSSPETISDEMPHNEDESMDVKEESDTINQSEQDSSLNLCFGLRDEDVPLPPSMCDLSLEGSGLKEDLASSIFQQNKKIMKRVKSEVWHHFIVSPVDQLKALCRYCPCVISRGKRGDFGTSCLMRHLMRRHPDVLKNQKSTNDKDSSPHPYATLSAAEAVPAKLTNSPAKEKKPHNSVFSKKTSKLWNHFSISPSDPTKVVCLHCSRTISRGKKTTNLGTSCLFRHMQRFHGNVLESNSTISGDVPSAEIHVKHELMDTSSVYDENCERFDEYHPVAKIITKLVAEMLALDLQPSALVENTGLNRLLEYLQPQYSLPSSSYFTSTAIPDMYERVKEVVLTHLKEAESGIVHFTTSIWVTSQTREFLTLTAHWVSYESCVRPQGEDFHCSALLSVSQIDCDHDTLNIQKQLEYFWDTWISSLGLKKGFTVTDNNAIANVLEDNNHVIMQCFGHTIDLIVNEAIKSQRMVQNLLSNARKICERVYRSDKAKEKLAELQKVYQLPENCLIQDVPSKWRTSFFMLERLVEQKKAVDEMSIECNFREMISCDQWEVMQSVCNALKPFEVACREMSNRTATLGQVIPLIHILNRKIDMLFDETMGIDNMLKSLKEAMVSRMSSTLHDPRYTWATMLDPRYKTSLFTEEEAEQCKQDLISELQVSLSTSIEIKPSLSNGCGGEVPVSSSSSPSNKDNLWALMDDIRHKIKQEDKPKSSELAVLEYLEEDILDQSCDPLDYWNLKKLLWPDLAKVAVRYVGCPPSIVPAEILFSTASVNCALNQPMPLLENMEGLLFLKVNLPLIYYQH, encoded by the coding sequence ATGGATGGAGAGGAAGACCTCTCTCTTAAGAGTGAAGATGTAGTAGACTCAGAAACTAATGGCATAGAAAACAAGAAAAGAGAGGCAAAAGGAACATGTCTAAAAATTGAGGGGCAAGATGGCTACGTGTTTAAATCATACAGCATCACCCCCCATGACACTGCAGACGCAAAAACCTTTTGTCCGTCTAAAACACTGGCTAAAGACTCTTCACCCGTGGCTTCTATTCACGAGGAGGAACCAGACAATTTTTCTATTTCTCAGGTTGATGGACAATTAACAATTAATGAGTCTGTCAATGAAGCAGATGAGGTATGTGATAAAGAGGACTCTCTTGGGCCTACTTCTCCAGCCATTTCAAATAAAATCCTAAATCTTAACACTGCGGTCAAGATAGAAAATGGCACATCTGAACataatgaggaagaggaggatccaaACAGTATGAAGGAGACCCAAGAGGATGAAAGGTTATCGTATGATAGTTCTGTAGGCCCCTTTGTTACTAGAGACGATACAGATGACAATACAGATGATTACAGTAGTATGCTTAGTGGGTACACAAGCACTCTTTATGATGTTGCGATGGATGCTGTCACTCAAAGCCTATTGTCATCCATGAGAAGTCCCACTAATGCTAATCCCAGGAAGAAATCCCCTGCCTGGAACCATTTCTGCATATCTCCACGCGATAGTACCAAAGCAATCTGTATGTACTGCATGAAAGAGTTCAGTCGAGGTAAGAACGAGAAGGACCTAAGTACAAGTTGTTTAATGAGGCACGTACGAAGGGCTCATCCCACTGTGCTTTTACAAGATGGTGACCTCTCCTCAAATACTCTGACTGCCTCAGTTGCCTCATCTGTAATACCCCCCTCAAATTCATCAAATAACGGAAGCCTGGCAGCTAGCATTACTACTCCTGCCTCACAAACAAACTCTTCACCGTCCACCTCTTCAGCAGAGGGCTCTGACATATCATCCAAAGAAAAAGAAGTGTTACCAAAACTTGAAAAGGGTGCCAAAAACGACACTGGCACAGTCTCATCCTCACATTCCAACAACAACCATGAAGAAGCGATGGATGGAGGTGGGTGTGAGAGCCTCGCTGCAACTCCCAAAAACTCAAGTTCTCGTAGAAGATCAGCTGTGTGGAAGCATTTCTACCTGTCCCCTGCTGACAGTTCCAAAGCAGTATGCATACACTGCATGAATGAATTTAGCAGGGGTAAAAATGGAAAAGACCTGGGCACAAGCTGTCTGATTCGCCATATGTGGAGAGCCCACAGAGGAATTGTCATTGAAGAAAATGGACAGGGCTCGAACATCCCACCACCATATACAAACCCAACAACACTATTGTCTCGCTCTCAGCTGCATCAGGACTCTGTAGTGGAGATTAAAAAAGAATCCCCTTTCGCTCCATCCTCCCCAGAAACAATATCTGACGAAATGCCCCATAACGAAGATGAAAGCATGGACGTGAAGGAGGAGTCTGACACAATAAACCAATCAGAACAGGATTCCTCCCTCAATCTCTGCTTTGGACTTAGAGATGAGGATGTTCCTTTACCTCCCTCAATGTGTGATCTGTCTCTAGAGGGCTCAGGCCTGAAAGAGGATCTGGCGAGTTCAATTTtccaacaaaataaaaaaatcatgaAACGTGTGAAATCTGAAGTGTGGCACCATTTCATCGTCTCTCCAGTGGATCAGCTTAAAGCCCTCTGCCGATACTGTCCCTGTGTCATCAGCCGGGGTAAACGGGGAGACTTCGGAACCAGCTGTTTGATGAGGCATCTAATGAGAAGGCACCCAGATGTCCTCAAAAACCAAAAAAGCACAAATGATAAGGACTCCTCACCTCATCCCTATGCTACTCTCTCTGCTGCTGAGGCTGTTCCAGCCAAACTGACTAACAGCCCTGCCAAAGAGAAAAAGCCACATAACTCTGTGTTCAGTAAAAAGACATCAAAGTTGTGGAATCATTTTTCTATTTCCCCTTCTGATCCCACTAAGGTGGTTTGTTTGCACTGTAGCCGCACAATAAGTCGGGGCAAAAAGACGACAAACCTCGGAACTAGTTGTTTATTCAGGCACATGCAGAGATTTCATGGAAATGTTCTTGAAAGTAACAGTACTATCTCAGGTGATGTGCCGTCTGCTGAAATTCACGTTAAACACGAACTCATGGACACTTCTTCTGTGTATGATGAAAACTGTGAAAGATTTGATGAATACCACCCGGTTGCCAAAATAATCACCAAACTCGTTGCCGAAATGCTTGCACTGGATCTTCAGCCATCAGCCTTAGTAGAGAACACTGGTTTGAATCGATTACTGGAGTATCTTCAACCCCAGTattctctaccctcctcttcgtATTTCACCAGCACTGCCATACCAGACATGtatgagagggtgaaggaggTTGTTCTCACACACCTGAAAGAGGCTGAGAGTGGTATTGTCCATTTTACAACAAGCATCTGGGTCACTAGCCAGACTCGGGAATTTCTGACTCTTACTGCCCACTGGGTTTCATACGAATCATGTGTTAGACCTCAGGGCGAGGACTTTCACTGCTCCGCTCTCCTCAGTGTGTCACAGATAGACTGTGACCATGACACGCTCAATATACAGAAGCAGCTTGAATACTTCTGGGACACCTGGATCAGCTCCTTAGGGTTGAAGAAAGGATTCACTGTAACCGACAACAATGCTATTGCGAACGTCCTGGAGGACAACAACCATGTCATCATGCAGTGCTTTGGCCACACAATAGATCTAATTGTGAACGAAGCCATAAAGAGTCAGAGGATGGTCCAGAACCTTCTAAGCAACGCTCGGAAGATTTGCGAGCGTGTGTATCGCTCAGACAAAGCAAAGGAGAAGTTGGCAGAATTGCAGAAGGTTTACCAGCTACCTGAAAATTGCCTCATCCAGGACGTTCCCTCAAAATGGAGGACATCCTTCTTCATGCTTGAACGTCTGGTGGAACAAAAGAAAGCGGTCGACGAGATGTCAATAGAGTGCAACTTCAGGGAAATGATCAGTTGCGACCAGTGGGAAGTGATGCAGTCGGTATGCAATGCGTTGAAGCCCTTCGAAGTGGCCTGCAGGGAGATGAGCAATCGCACTGCCACTTTGGGTCAAGTCATACCACTGATCCACATCCTCAACCGGAAGATAGACATGCTCTTTGACGAGACAATGGGCATCGACAACATGCTCAAGTCTCTGAAGGAAGCGATGGTGAGCAGGATGTCGTCGACCCTACACGACCCCAGGTACACTTGGGCGACAATGCTGGACCCGCGTTACAAGACTTCCTTGTTCACAGAGGAAGAAGCGGAGCAATGCAAACAAGATCTCATCAGTGAACTTCAGGTGTCCCTTTCTACCTCAATTGAGATAAAGCCTTCACTATCCAACGGATGTGGTGGAGAGGTCCCAGTTTCATCAAGCAGTTCTCCCTCAAACAAGGACAACCTCTGGGCACTCATGGATGACATCAGACACAAGATAAAACAGGAGGACAAGCCAAAATCATCAGAGCTGGCAGTGCTGGAATACTTGGAGGAGGACATACTTGATCAAAGCTGTGATCCACTGGACTACTGGAACCTGAAGAAGTTACTGTGGCCTGACCTTGCCAAGGTCGCTGTCCGCTATGTGGGCTGCCctcccagcattgtcccagcagAGATTCTGTTCAGCACAGCCAGTGTGAACTGCGCTCTGAATCAGCCCATGCCATTACTAGAAAACATGGAGGGGCTTCTCTTTCTAAAGGTCAACCTACCCTTAATTTATTATCAGCACTGA
- the LOC100135927 gene encoding cysteine-rich with EGF-like domain protein 2 isoform X3, with protein MLSFNQLLWLFCSLAFILLSQCTYAKYLKSSCNTCKQIADNFSKGLDRTKKQNFGGGNTAWEERALSKYETSEIRLVEILENLCDSSSFDCNHMVEEHEDHFETWWFKRQNKHPDLYKWFCVDTIKVCCSTGTFGPDCNACMGGSERPCHGNGVCDGDGTRGGNGRCNCDHGYKGEFCLDCMDGYFNEIRNDTFSLCTECHTSCKTCTGMTNEDCEKCKTGWGEDDERTCLDVNECLNDPPLCKEDQYCLNTDGSFSCKGCDELCSGCTGAGPDKCQSCAPGYQDTEGTCTGTRNRRESVSKYQSQRRMRQK; from the exons ATGCTATCGTTCAATCAATTATTGTGGCTATTTTGTAGCCTAGCTTTTATTTTACTATCACAATGCACCTATGCAAAATACTTAAAAAGCTCATGTAATACCTGCAAACAGATAGCTGATAACTTCAGTAAG GGATTGGACCGAACGAAAAAGCAGAACTTTGGTGGAGGAAACACCGCTTGGGAGGAGAGGGCACTTTCCAAATATGAGACAAG tgAGATCCGCCTAGTTGAGATTCTGGAGAATCTGTGTGACAGCAGCAGCTTTGACTGTAACCACATGGTAGAGGAGCATGAGGACCACTTTGAGACCTGGTGGTTCAAGAG GCAAAATAAGCATCCTGATCTGTATAAGTGGTTTTGCGTTGATACCATCAAGGTGTGCTGTTCGACGGGAACGTTTGGCCCTGATTGTAATG CCTGTATGGGGGGTTCTGAGAGGCCTTGCCATGGCAATGGCGTGTGTGACGGTGATGGAACACGAGGGGGTAACGGCAGGTGCAACTGTGACCATGGTTACAAGGGGGAGTTCTGTCTGGACTGCATGGACGGATACTTCAATGAAATTAGGAACGACACGTTTTCACTATGCACAG AGTGCCACACCTCCTGCAAGACCTGCACTGGTATGACCAATGAGGACTGTGAGAAGTGCAAGACTGGCTGGGGGGAGGATGATGAGAGGACCTGTCTTG ATGTGAACGAGTGCTTGAACGACCCTCCTCTCTGCAAAGAGGATCAGTACTGTCTGAACACGGATGGCTCGTTCTCCTGTAAAG GCTGTGACGAGTTGTGTTCAGGCTGTACTGGGGCAGGGCCTGATAAGTGCCAGAGCTGTGCTCCTGGCTACCAGGACACAGAGGGCACCTGCACAG GTACGAGGAACAGGAGGGAGTCTGTGTCAAAATACCAGAGCCAG AGGAGAATGAGGCAGAAATAG
- the LOC100135927 gene encoding cysteine-rich with EGF-like domain protein 2 isoform X2, producing MLSFNQLLWLFCSLAFILLSQCTYAKYLKSSCNTCKQIADNFSKGLDRTKKQNFGGGNTAWEERALSKYETSEIRLVEILENLCDSSSFDCNHMVEEHEDHFETWWFKRQNKHPDLYKWFCVDTIKVCCSTGTFGPDCNACMGGSERPCHGNGVCDGDGTRGGNGRCNCDHGYKGEFCLDCMDGYFNEIRNDTFSLCTECHTSCKTCTGMTNEDCEKCKTGWGEDDERTCLDVNECLNDPPLCKEDQYCLNTDGSFSCKGCDELCSGCTGAGPDKCQSCAPGYQDTEGTCTDVNECEQTDAVCTAENQECLNNKGSYICICASRGE from the exons ATGCTATCGTTCAATCAATTATTGTGGCTATTTTGTAGCCTAGCTTTTATTTTACTATCACAATGCACCTATGCAAAATACTTAAAAAGCTCATGTAATACCTGCAAACAGATAGCTGATAACTTCAGTAAG GGATTGGACCGAACGAAAAAGCAGAACTTTGGTGGAGGAAACACCGCTTGGGAGGAGAGGGCACTTTCCAAATATGAGACAAG tgAGATCCGCCTAGTTGAGATTCTGGAGAATCTGTGTGACAGCAGCAGCTTTGACTGTAACCACATGGTAGAGGAGCATGAGGACCACTTTGAGACCTGGTGGTTCAAGAG GCAAAATAAGCATCCTGATCTGTATAAGTGGTTTTGCGTTGATACCATCAAGGTGTGCTGTTCGACGGGAACGTTTGGCCCTGATTGTAATG CCTGTATGGGGGGTTCTGAGAGGCCTTGCCATGGCAATGGCGTGTGTGACGGTGATGGAACACGAGGGGGTAACGGCAGGTGCAACTGTGACCATGGTTACAAGGGGGAGTTCTGTCTGGACTGCATGGACGGATACTTCAATGAAATTAGGAACGACACGTTTTCACTATGCACAG AGTGCCACACCTCCTGCAAGACCTGCACTGGTATGACCAATGAGGACTGTGAGAAGTGCAAGACTGGCTGGGGGGAGGATGATGAGAGGACCTGTCTTG ATGTGAACGAGTGCTTGAACGACCCTCCTCTCTGCAAAGAGGATCAGTACTGTCTGAACACGGATGGCTCGTTCTCCTGTAAAG GCTGTGACGAGTTGTGTTCAGGCTGTACTGGGGCAGGGCCTGATAAGTGCCAGAGCTGTGCTCCTGGCTACCAGGACACAGAGGGCACCTGCACAG ATGTGAACGAGTGTGAGCAGACTGATGCTGTGTGTACTGCGGAGAACCAGGAGTGTTTGAACAACAAAGGAAGCTACATCTGTATCTGTGCCAGCAG AGGAGAATGA
- the LOC100135927 gene encoding cysteine-rich with EGF-like domain protein 2 isoform X1, whose protein sequence is MLSFNQLLWLFCSLAFILLSQCTYAKYLKSSCNTCKQIADNFSKGLDRTKKQNFGGGNTAWEERALSKYETSEIRLVEILENLCDSSSFDCNHMVEEHEDHFETWWFKRQNKHPDLYKWFCVDTIKVCCSTGTFGPDCNACMGGSERPCHGNGVCDGDGTRGGNGRCNCDHGYKGEFCLDCMDGYFNEIRNDTFSLCTECHTSCKTCTGMTNEDCEKCKTGWGEDDERTCLDVNECLNDPPLCKEDQYCLNTDGSFSCKGCDELCSGCTGAGPDKCQSCAPGYQDTEGTCTDVNECEQTDAVCTAENQECLNNKGSYICICASRYEEQEGVCVKIPEPEENEAEIVTRPEEHEDL, encoded by the exons ATGCTATCGTTCAATCAATTATTGTGGCTATTTTGTAGCCTAGCTTTTATTTTACTATCACAATGCACCTATGCAAAATACTTAAAAAGCTCATGTAATACCTGCAAACAGATAGCTGATAACTTCAGTAAG GGATTGGACCGAACGAAAAAGCAGAACTTTGGTGGAGGAAACACCGCTTGGGAGGAGAGGGCACTTTCCAAATATGAGACAAG tgAGATCCGCCTAGTTGAGATTCTGGAGAATCTGTGTGACAGCAGCAGCTTTGACTGTAACCACATGGTAGAGGAGCATGAGGACCACTTTGAGACCTGGTGGTTCAAGAG GCAAAATAAGCATCCTGATCTGTATAAGTGGTTTTGCGTTGATACCATCAAGGTGTGCTGTTCGACGGGAACGTTTGGCCCTGATTGTAATG CCTGTATGGGGGGTTCTGAGAGGCCTTGCCATGGCAATGGCGTGTGTGACGGTGATGGAACACGAGGGGGTAACGGCAGGTGCAACTGTGACCATGGTTACAAGGGGGAGTTCTGTCTGGACTGCATGGACGGATACTTCAATGAAATTAGGAACGACACGTTTTCACTATGCACAG AGTGCCACACCTCCTGCAAGACCTGCACTGGTATGACCAATGAGGACTGTGAGAAGTGCAAGACTGGCTGGGGGGAGGATGATGAGAGGACCTGTCTTG ATGTGAACGAGTGCTTGAACGACCCTCCTCTCTGCAAAGAGGATCAGTACTGTCTGAACACGGATGGCTCGTTCTCCTGTAAAG GCTGTGACGAGTTGTGTTCAGGCTGTACTGGGGCAGGGCCTGATAAGTGCCAGAGCTGTGCTCCTGGCTACCAGGACACAGAGGGCACCTGCACAG ATGTGAACGAGTGTGAGCAGACTGATGCTGTGTGTACTGCGGAGAACCAGGAGTGTTTGAACAACAAAGGAAGCTACATCTGTATCTGTGCCAGCAGGTACGAGGAACAGGAGGGAGTCTGTGTCAAAATACCAGAGCCAG AGGAGAATGAGGCAGAAATAGTGACACGTCCAGAAGAGCACGAAGACCTTTGA